CGATTCCGATCCGGTGATCACAGCCCAGGCCCAGAAACTGACTCCTTCCGGGCTCCCCGTCACCTTCACCGTCGCGGATGCAATAGCTGAGCTTCCTGCCGGCCCTTACGACGTCATCACGTGTGTCGCCACGATCCACCACCTGCCGTTCCCCCTGGCGCTCACCCGTTTCCGCCGCCATCTGGCTCCGGGAGGGACACTGGTGATCGTCGGCCTGTCTCGCGCCCAGACCCCCGTGGACCACCTGCTCGGCGCTGTCGCCATTCCGGCCAACGCTGCCATGGGCTGGCTGAAGAACAAGGGCCGCCCCTCGCAGCGGCCCGTCTCCATGACGGCCCCTACTCGCTCAGCGGACATGACCTTTGACGACATCGTCCGTGAAGCCAGAGACGTCCTCCCTGGCGCACGGCTGCGACGACGGTTGTTCTGGCGCTATACGCTTGTATGGAATCAGCCCTGAGTGGCCCGTGGCTTCCTCGACCAAGTATCGGTGCGGGGGCTCTTGCGGGTGAGACGCCGAGTCATCATGGTGATGAGCGCCCAGTTCAGGTGTGCTTCGGAGTGCTGGGGCAAGCGTTCGTAGTCGCGTGCGTTGCGGCGGGCGTTCATGCACCAGCCGATCGTGCGCTCGACTTTCCAACGGCGGGGTAACACGACGAAGCCCTTGGTGCCCTTGGGTCGGGAGACGATGCGCAGGGTGAGCCAGAGGCGGTCGCGGGCCCAGTCCACGAGGTCGCCGGCGTAGCCGCGGTCGGCCCAGACCTGGGTGATCTGCGGCTGGGTGAGGCGCAGGCGCCAGAACACGTCGCGGGCGGCGTCGCGGTCCTGGATGTCGGCGGGCGTCACCGTGATCATCACGGGCAGGCCGAGCGTGTCGACGGTGATATGTCGCTTGCGTCCGTTGATTTTCTTCGCGGCGTCGTATCCCCGGCTGTCCCTGCCGACAGTGGAGGCGCCCTTGACCGACTGGGAGTCCACGATCAGCGTCACCGGGTGGGGACAGCGGCCTTTGCCGGTACGGATCCTGCGGCGGAGCTGGTCACGGATGTAGGTGACGACCCCGGCCCGGTTCCACCGCCAGAAGAACCCGTAAACCGTCTC
This window of the Streptomyces sp. Tu 3180 genome carries:
- a CDS encoding class I SAM-dependent methyltransferase; this translates as DSDPVITAQAQKLTPSGLPVTFTVADAIAELPAGPYDVITCVATIHHLPFPLALTRFRRHLAPGGTLVIVGLSRAQTPVDHLLGAVAIPANAAMGWLKNKGRPSQRPVSMTAPTRSADMTFDDIVREARDVLPGARLRRRLFWRYTLVWNQP
- a CDS encoding IS5 family transposase; the encoded protein is MPAASRRRRYPSDTSVAEWALLEPLLPVPACQTKTGGHPEKWPRREIVDGIRYIVDNGAKWRALPADFPPWETVYGFFWRWNRAGVVTYIRDQLRRRIRTGKGRCPHPVTLIVDSQSVKGASTVGRDSRGYDAAKKINGRKRHITVDTLGLPVMITVTPADIQDRDAARDVFWRLRLTQPQITQVWADRGYAGDLVDWARDRLWLTLRIVSRPKGTKGFVVLPRRWKVERTIGWCMNARRNARDYERLPQHSEAHLNWALITMMTRRLTRKSPRTDTWSRKPRATQG